A section of the Labrus bergylta chromosome 21, fLabBer1.1, whole genome shotgun sequence genome encodes:
- the mki67 gene encoding proliferation marker protein Ki-67 isoform X2, whose translation MPLHGKIVVIKRSGGDGTEFPLTATCLFGRKPDCDIRIQLPQVSKEHCRIDLNENKEIILTNLSSVNPTRVNGEALQQSERLKHGDVITIIDRSFRFEYPPAPTPKKRSSVGGKTDTLKVLQDQQVGDSVPSETGEKRISQVSTDPHLKDGTNHDNIQRSLEKTVEMETKEEGSQLQSKTASPFNDLYQMIKKSLDVKTPRKSSASLLQTPTSRFCTPKPTPARKSGGKPAFSTEDKITPKKDEAEVKMETEKRSIETPKSVKKQRRSSQTAPGAEPVNSANSETPSPQKRIRTPPQRFTAGEVVEQICAGSPKSPTRRKSKEATPVKPAGIEEEAKQEATSPKAEEKRRASPRNSGKVEKDKEMSKKRKSGELGSDLPKSQMKKKRVSFGGQLSPELFDKRLPPDSPLRKGAAPRRSLSLLKPKLSLLRRASVIGLLKEQESPGKKKTPSPKRASSAKSTSPKTPTPTKKSPKSKSPSPKAATPATKSPKSKSPSTNIMETPKSTRLTPAVQGRFSVSRVGTPSPRAEEAVTPKLPGGRKSIVRMTPKVTKSAVKVMVRRSGISRASMKAKNSWADMVKFGQPKTQLAAPVTKAVIRKTKKKAAVPKPQTPARAIPGHFSTGHACSPVTIVVSRAQKQKLVQPTGAAPRLVTNIALLKKNMKMDEDLTGVSEMFKTPANERKTRSVIDESSTMKTPMAGLETPLVEPSVLNTPEETGEMMVSPLSVSVKDRQYNSEAVQRFLVGDQESSFVSDVPASETSSEDPVEQQCTDVKTASVSTPKQKPELPDCLTGVKRVMKTPKQKAEPVEDLRGRLLKTPKQKLEQQECLTGVKRIMRTPKQKAEPIEDLRGKILKTPKQKPEQQECLSGVKRIMQTPQQEVAPLEDIKIQLLETPKQQPEQLQCMTEVKDIMQTPQQEVEPLGDVKGKLLETPKAPEARDAGMETPVHMQESEAVSEVSEMKTPNTKSCPPVCLTGIKRIMKTPKEKSVPVEDNFGIQTLMKTPRLRGNTQVEDFEGLQEHMEEPTIQPTGQQETEEIEAQKDSDCDVEDAKELDFALEEPQDNVPSVTDDVPQVDLEEEVDVKEAFTEDHFEEVPRDDHEKISEAIETVCQEAADEIKLEEQDAVDENLSKEQPQLETATGNVMETETSETDPKPQTPVTEIVPQVTEANLTVTEIEPTASDPEAPTPVTETLPEVEEATSNITEMETATSDPDLGNKSVRGRKAKTVETKAAEENQETAEQPEELAVPAPVRGRRGKKTEATAAPAVRQTTRGRNTKTTESKDVEPAAEISESLPSEVAVKPKRRNAKKAPEDKAETVDESSTITMPEPESQLSLPAEVDQEVNVTEAPVEEAVMKPRRGRRAKQPEEAAPQQKDVEVPTADVANADTSEVCSEMPEVVPSKSAENESTILVEAAPEAPVSESLPVVEAETDAATVQKKPVRGRRAKTVESKVEEKQEAETEHQEEPAVPAPVRGRRGKKTETAAPAAVKQKTRGRNTKSQESTSDEQPEVMPENTVESTQISKDSSEVLTEQTSQINTHQEDKDSEPPAEEAAVKPVRGRKTKQTPVEQQGPEKHEVSNDEEPTAEAEPQKSIPSVVKPKRGRKTKADTVEQNEEAEESVVTVETKQPAQPAARAKRGRNTKKEEEKQESIETSESTEPAKKVRRTRKAEQHHEEVETAVPDEAPLVEEEVTMQEQETVATKPKRGGRKTTQDTKSDSTEVPAVSTTDKPKRGRRVKQVSEEAVVAAVAEEEVDAEPEAQADKPSRGRQTKTSVKKEVSKAVPPKRARRGAAAPLEETNTMTSSLTECAAISVEPTKRGRRAAKPTDDSKVTLEQAPPEEELSSAVVEEPKGSKRSVKWKPDLEVIEITKVTPIKAVRGRKPKLADQVEAGKKNMSKDANSAEEKDLSDAAVEAQPAKRARRGAKVVNVTSDEAESTSKEESVEAKTQTKTRRGRSAKK comes from the exons ATGCCATTACATGGGAAAATAGTCGTGATAAAGAGGAGTGGAGGAGATGGGACCGAGTTCCCTCTAACTGCAACATGCTTATTTGGAAG GAAGCCTGACTGTGACATTCGTATTCAGCTTCCTCAAGTCTCCAAGGAGCATTGCAGGATTGActtgaatgaaaataaagag ATAATTTTGACTAATCTGAGCTCAGTGAATCCAACTCGTGTCAACGGGGAGGCTTTGCAGCAATCAGAGCGTTTGAAACATGGAGATGTCATAACTATAATTGACCGTTCTTTCAG GTTTGAGTACCCTCCAGCACCCACACCAAAGAAGAGGTCCTCTGTAGGGGGCAAAACTGACACCTTAAAA GTTCTTCAAGATCAGCAAGTGGGAGACTCTGTCCCCTCTGAAACAGGAGAGAAGAGGATCTCTCAAGTGTCCACAG ACCCTCACCTAAAAGATGGAACTAACCACGACAACATCCAGCGATCCTTGGAGAAAACTGTGGAGATGGAGACCAAGGAGGAGGGAAGCCAGCTGCAAAGCAAAACCGCCTCCCCCTTCAACGACCTGTATCAGATGATCAAAAAATCTCTGGATGTCAAGACCCCTCGGAAATCATCCGCCAGTCTGCTTCAAACACCAACCTCGAGGTTTTGCACTCCAAAGCCTACTCCTGCCAGGAAAAGTGGTGGAAAACCTGCTTTCTCCACCGAAGACAAGATCACTCCTAAAAAGGATGAAGCTGAAGTCAAGATGGAGACTGAAAAAAGAAGCATTGAGACCCCGAAGTCTGTTAAGAAGCAACGGCGGTCCTCCCAGACTGCACCAGGAGCTGAACCTGTAAATTCTGCCAACTCTGAAACACCTTCACCTCAGAAGAGAATCCGTACACCTCCCCAGAGGTTTACCGCGGGTGAAGTTGTTGAACAAATCTGCGCTGGTTCTCCCAAGTCCCCCACAAGAAGGAAGAGCAAGGAGGCAACACCAGTCAAACCAGCAGGGATAGAAGAAGAAGCAAAGCAAGAGGCGACTTCTCccaaagcagaagaaaaaagaagggcATCGCCAAGAAACTCTGGGAAAGTTGAAAAGG ATAAAGAGATGTCCAAGAAACGCAAAAGTGGAGAACTTGGCAGTGACTTGCCAAAGTCccaaatgaagaagaaaagggttTCCTTTGGAGGTCAATTGAGTCCGGAGTTATTCGACAAACGACTTCCTCCTGACTCTCCATTACGCAAAGGAGCCGCTCCTCGAAGAAGCTTGTCTCTATTAAAGCCTAAATTGTCGCTCCTTAGAAGAGCATCAGTTATTGGATTACTAAAG gaacAAGAAAGTCCTGGAAAAAAGAAGACTCCTTCACCCAAGAGGGCCTCAAGTGCCAAGAGCACATCTCCTAAAACTCCTACGCCTACAAAGAAGTCTCCCAAATCAAAGTCCCCATCTCCCAAGGCAGCAACGCCTGCAACAAAGTCTCCAAAATCCAAGTCTCCGTCTACCAACATAATGGAAACTCCAAAGAGCACCAGACTGACCCCTGCAGTGCAGGGGCGCTTCTCTGTGTCACGCGTCGGCACACCTTCTCCACGAGCAGAAGAAGCTGTTACTCCTAAACTACCAGGGGGGAGGAAGAGTATTGTGCGTATGACACCGAAGGTGACGAAGAGTGCTGTAAAAGTAATGGTCAGAAGAAGCGGCATTTCACGGGCATCTATGAAGG ccaaaAACTCCTGGGCTGACATGGTGAAATTTGGACAACCTAAGACTCAGCTGGCAGCTCCCGTCACAAAAGCAGTCAtcaggaaaacaaagaagaaggcAGCTGTGCCCAAACCACAG ACCCCTGCAAGAGCAATCCCTGGCCACTTCAGCACTGGCCACGCTTGTTCCCCTGTTACCATTGTGGTTAGCAGAGCCCAGAAACAGAAGTTGGTACAACCAACTGGTGCTGCACCACGCCTGGTCACCAACATCGCTCTCCTGAAAAAGAACATGAAAATGGACGAGGACTTGACCG GGGTTTCCGAGATGTTTAAAACTCCTGCAAATGAAAGGAAGACGAGGTCTGTTATTGATGAAAGCAGCACCATGAAGACACCAATGGCAGGTCTGGAAACGCCTTTGGTTGAACCATCTGTGCTCAACACCCCGGAAGAGACAG GAGAAATGATGGTATCTCCACTCAGTGTTTCCGTCAAAGACAGACAGTACAACAGTGAGGCAGTCCAGCGCTTCCTGGTTGGAGATCAAGAATCGAGCTTTGTTTCAGACGTTCCTGCCTCAGAGACTTCCTCTGAGGATCCCGTTGAACAGCAGTGCACAGATGTAAAGACCGCCTCCGTATCGACTCCTAAACAGAAGCCCGAATTACCAGACTGTCTTACTGGAGTGAAGAGAGTTATGAAGACGCCAAAACAGAAGGCAGAACCTGTAGAAGACCTTAGAGGGAGACTTCTGAAAACTCCCAAACAGAAGCTGGAACAGCAAGAGTGTCTCACTGGAGTGAAGAGGATCATGAGGACCCCGAAACAGAAAGCAGAGCCCATTGAGGACCTGAGAGGGAAAATTCTGAAAACTCCAAAGCAGAAACCTGAGCAACAAGAGTGCCTCAGCGGAGTGAAGAGAATCATGCAGACCCCACAACAGGAGGTGGCACCTCTTGAAGACATCAAGATACAACTTCTGGAGACTCCCAAACAGCAGCCCGAACAGCTTCAGTGTATGACTGAAGTTAAAGACATCATGCAGACCCCACAACAGGAGGTGGAACCTCTTGGAGATGTTAAAGGAAAACTTTTGGAGACTCCCAAAGCTCCAGAGGCCAGGGATGCTGGTATGGAGACACCAGTACACATGCAAGAATCTGAGGCTGTCTCTGAAGTGTCAGAAATGAAAACTCCAAACACGAAGAGCTGCCCACCAGTCTGTCTCACTGGTATTAAGAGAATCATGAAGACGCCCAAGGAGAAGAGTGTACCTGTGGAGGACAACTTTGGTATCCAAACACTCATGAAAACACCCAGACTGAGGGGCAACACACAAGTGGAAGACTTTGAGGGACTTCAGGAGCACATGGAGGAGCCAACGATTCAACCCACTGGACaacaggagacagaggag ATTGAAGCCCAAAAAGACTCTGACTGTGATGTAGAAGATGCAAAAG AACTGGACTTTGCTCTGGAGGAGCCACAAGACAATGTGCCATCTGTGACTGATGATGTTCCCCAAGTTGATCTGGAAGAAG AAGTAGATGTAAAAGAAGCTTTCACTGAAGACCACTTTGAGGAGGTGCCAAGAGATGATCATGAGAAAATATCAGAGGCCATAGAAACTGTGTGTCaagaagctgctgatgagaTCAAGCTCGAGGAGCAGGATGCAGTCGATGAGAATTTGTCTAAAGAACAACCCCAACTGGAGACAGCAACTGGCAATGTCatggaaacagaaacatcagAAACCGATCCTAAACCCCAAACACCTGTAACAGAGATTGTACCCCAGGTGACCGAAGCAAATTTGACTGTCACAGAAATAGAACCAACCGCCTCAGATCCTGAAGCCCCAACACCTGTCACCGAGACCTTACCAGAGGTGGAGGAAGCAACTTCCAACATCACAGAAATGGAAACAGCCACCTCAGATCCGGACCTTGGGAACAAATCTGTTAGAGGCAGAAAGGCCAAAACAGTGGAAACCAAAGCAGCTGAGGAAAATCAAGAGACAGCAGAACAACCTGAAGAGCTTGCTGTTCCCGCTCCagtcagaggaagaagagggaagaAAACTGAAGCTACTGCAGCCCCTGCTGTTAGACAGACAACAAgaggcagaaacacaaagaccacTGAGAGCAAGGATGTTGAGCCCGCGGCAGAGATCAGCGAGTCTCTGCCTTCTGAAGTCGCTGTTAAGCCTAAAAGAAGAAATGCCAAAAAGGCTCCTGAAGATAAAGCTGAAACTGTTGATGAATCTTCCACCATAACTATGCCAGAACCAGAGAGCCAACTGAGTCTCCCAGCAGAGGTTGACCAGGAAGTAAATGTCACTGAAGCTCCTGTGGAGGAGGCTGTGATGAAGCCCAGACGTGGGAGAAGAGCTAAACAACCTGAAGAAGCAGCTCCACAGCAGAAAGATGTTGAAGTTCCCACAGCTGATGTAGCAAATG CAGATACCAGTGAAGTCTGCAGTGAGATGCCTGAGGTGGTGCCAAGCAAAAGTGCTGAAAATGAATCCACAATTCTCGTTGAAGCTGCTCCAGAGGCTCCTGTTTCTGAGAGTTTACCCGTAGTGGAGGCAGAAACTGATGCAGCTACCGTTCAGAAGAAGCCTGTTCGAGGCCGAAGGGCAAAAACAGTGGAATCCAAAGTTGAGGAAAAACaagaagcagaaacagaacACCAAGAAGAGCCTGCTGTCCCTGCTCCagtcagaggaagaagagggaagaAAACTGAAACTGCTGCACCAGCTGCTGTTAAGCAAAAAACAAGAGGCAGAAACACAAAATCTCAGGAAAGCACCTCTGATGAGCAACCTGAAGTGATGCCAGAGAACACTGTGGAATCAACCCAGATAAGCAAGGATTCCTCTGAAGTGTTGACTGAGCAGACTTCTCAAATTAATACCCATCAAGAGGATAAAGATTCTGAACCCCCTGCAGAGGAAGCTGCTGTTAAACCAGTCAGAGGGAGGAAAACTAAACAAACTCCTGTTGAGCAACAAGGGCCAGAGAAACACGAAGTATCTAATGATGAGGAGCCAACAGCAGAGGCTGAACCTCAAAAGTCCATTCCTAGTGTTGTAAAACCCAAAAGAGGGAGGAAGACCAAAGCAGATACAGTTGAACAAAATGAGGAGGCAGAAGAATCAGTCGTCACTGTGGAGACCAAACAGCCAGCTCAACCTGCAGCCCGGGCtaagaggggaagaaacaccaagaaggaagaagaaaagcaagAGAGCATTGAGACTTCTGAGTCCACAGAGCCCGCTAAAAAAGTTAGAAGAACCAGGAAGGCAGAGCAACATCATGAAgaagttgaaacagctgtaccaGATGAAGCTCCACTTGTTGAGGAAGAAGTGACGATGCAGGAACAGGAAACAGTTGCTACAAAACCCAAGAGAGGAGGGCGCAAAACCACACAAGATACAAAGAGTGACTCAACCGAGGTCCCTGCTGTCAGCACAACAGACAAACCTAAACGGGGCAGGAGAGTGAAACAAGTATCTGAAGAGGCTGTAGTTGCTGCTGTAGCAGAGGAGGAGGTCGATGCTGAGCCAGAAGCCCAGGCCGATAAACCAAGCCGGGGAAGGCAAACCAAAACTTCAGTGAAAAAAGAGGTTTCAAAAGCCGTTCCACCAAAGAGAGCCAGACGAGGTGCAGCTGCCCCCCTTGAGGAGACCAACACTATGACATCCAGCTTGACAG AGTGTGCAGCTATTTCAGTGGAGCCAACCAAAAGGGGGAGACGAGCAGCAAAGCCCACAGATGATTCCAAGGTGACCTTGGAGCAGGCACCTCCTGAGGAAGAATTGAGTAGCGCTGTTGTAGAAGAGCCCAAAGGCTCCAAAAGATCTGTGAAGTGGAAACCAGACTTGGAGGTCATTGAGATAACAAAAGTAACACCTATTAAAGCAGTGCGGGGTAGGAAACCAAAACTCGCTGACCAAGTTGAGGCAGGAAAGAAAAATATGTCAAAAGATGCCAACAGTGCTGAAGAGAAGGATCTCTCAGATGCAGCAGTCGAAGCTCAGCCCGCCAAGAGAGCCAGACGAGGGGCGAAGGTCGTCAACGTAACCTCGGATGAAGCGGAGTCCACAAGCAAGGAGGAGAGTGTTGAAGCTAAGACTCAGACAAAAACCCGCAGAGGAAgatcagcaaagaaataa